CACGGCGTGCCGCCGCGCCAGGGAGGTGGCGGCGGCTCGCGTCACCACCAAGACTACAACCACCATGAAAAAGACAATAACAAGCTGCAGGCGCTGGGGAGGCGCCGCGCTCGCTCTGGCCCTGCTGGGCGGCTGTGCCACGACTGAAAACGCCCTGGGCGATGCCGATCGGCTGCTGCAGGAGCGCGAAGCGCAAAAGCTGCTGCCGGTGACCAACCTGAGCGCCTACGCAACGGCGCTGGGGCGCTTCGGGCACATGCTGGACATCTACAAGGACGGCGATCCCGTCATCTACCTGCAGACGCGCAACATCCTGGACGCCACGAACCTGTCCAGTCCGCTGGCGGGCGCCGAGATCCCGGGCGACATCACCGAAATGGTGCGCACCGCCGTCAACCGTATCGGAACGCGCGTGGTCTACGTGCCCTACCACCCGGAATACCTGGTGTCCCAAGCCCAGCTGGGCGCCAAGTTTGGCGTGACCATGCCGGACTTCCTGATCACCGGGGCGCTGACCGAGTTCGACCGTGCCATTGCCGGCGCGGGACGCGTGAACTCGGCGGGCATCGAGTTCGGCGGTGGCAACGGCACGGTCACCCTGGGCGGTGATATCAAGCGCACGGCCATCTATTCGGCGCTCGCGCTGGATTTGAACCTGGTCAGCTTCTCCACCCAGCAGATGGTGCCGCGCATCCAGGCATCCAACGCCGTCAAGGTGCTGAACTTCAGCGCCGAGAACAACGCCAGCCTGGGCTTCTACGGTGACGCCTTCGGCTTCAAGCTCGAGGGTAAATACCTGCAGGGGCGCCACTCCGCCATCCGCACCCTGGTGGACCTGAGCGTGCTGGAGCTGGTCGGCAAGGCCACCAATACGCCGTACTGGCGCTGCATCCCTGGCGGCACGCCGGACCCGGTGGTGGTGGAGAACATGCGCGCCGCCTTCAACGGCCTGGCGCCGGAGCTGAAGGTGGGGCTGATCCAGGTCATGCTGCGCAAGTACGGCCAGCCGCTGCAGGTGACGCAGCAGTACGACGAGCCCACGCGTGCCGCGCTGCAGTCCGTCTATGACAGCCGCTTTGCCAGCCTGGGAGCGGTGGACGTGATGAGCTGGGAGGGTTTTGAGCCACTGTTCTTCAACGTCCCCATGCCCTGGGACGGCGCAGCCGCCCAGACCGGTGCCAGCGCCAATGCCAAGGCGGGCGCATGAGGAGGGCCACGGTGCAGCACGCACTGATCGCCGCACTGCTGCTTTGCACGGCTGCGGCCCAGGCCCAGACCGCCGCAGGCGCGCCGGCCATGCCGGCGCAGGGCGCGCTGCCGGCGGGGGCGGGCGCACCCGCTGCGAGCACCGGAGCGCGCTTTCTGGAGTCGTGCAACCTGTCGCTGCAAAAGGGCGTCACCGACCTGGGCTGCCAGGGCCCGCTGTACCGCAACGAGTTGCAGCGGCTGCAGCGCGAGGCTCTGGCCACACAGAACCCGCAGCTGCTGTCGCTGGTGGGCGATGCGTACGGCAGCCGCCGCTCGGGCCTGGCAGACGCCGGGCAGGCCTATCGCTGGTACCTGCTGGCCGCCGTGCGCGGCGACCCGCATGCCATGCAGCGGCTGGCCGAGATGAACCGGCAAGGGACGGGCACGCCGCAGGACAAGGTCAAGGCGCTGGGCTACGCACGCCTGGCGCAGCGCCTGGCCCTGCCGGGCACCGCAGAAGCCGGACAGGACGTAGCCCAGGTCATCGACCAGCTGGGCGCCGAAATGGCTGTGGAAGAGGTGGCCCTGGCAGAGCGCTTCGCAGCCGAGCTGCAGGCGCAGGTGCAGCACGCCGGCCCGGCCGCGCCGGGGGCGTCTGCAGCGGCGCCGTCCACCGTCCCGGGCAGCGGTCTGCCAGGTGTGCCCCTGCCGGGGCGCAGCGATCCGGGAGCCACCGCGCTGCCGGGCGCGCGCCTGCCCGGCACGCCCCCTTCGCAGGGGCGATGAGAGGACCAGACATGAAAGGCCACGCATTTTCCAAGGGTTCGGCCATGGCCCTGGTGTGGCTGGCAGCTGCCTGCCTGGCCAGCCCGGCGCTGGCGGATGCCCCGGGCCCGCGCGGTCCCATCGGTCCCCAGGGGCACATCGGCCCGCCGGGTGGCAAGCCGGTGGCGCCGGCGCCCGCCGCCGCAGCCTCCCGGCAGGCGCGGGGCAACCATATCGAGGCATCGGGCAACCAGGCCAGCGGCGTGGTCTGCGGGCCGGGTGGTGCCAACGTCAACAGCGTCGATGTCCAGGGCGCACGCCTGGACGGGCGCACCGTCATCGTGCAGGGCCGCAACACGCACGGCGTGGATACGCGCGACTGCCCGGCCCCGGTGGACGGGCACGCGCCGGCACAGGTCAACAGCATCCGCGTCCGCTGACGGCAGGGTGGCAATACAGAACACGGAGAACACCAGTGATTCAGTCTCTTTCCTTTCCGGTGGCGGCCCTGGCCCTGGCCGCGCTGGCGCTGGCCGGCTGCAAGGACCAGGCAGCCAGCACGCAGCCGCCGCCCAGCGCACCCGCGCTGGCGCCCGCTGCCCCGCCCGCCGCCCCGCCAGCGCCCGCTGCCCCGGCGGTGGAGCCGCCTGCTGCGCCGCCTGCCGCGCCCGCTGCATCCGCCGCCACGCCCCGCAAGCTGCCACTGGGCGTGCAGGGGGTGGCTCCGGCTGGCGTCACCGTGCGTGTCAAGGGCATTGAGCTTGGCAGCGACGCCACGGTGCTGGACGTGAGCATTTCCTTTGCCAACCGCATCACCGACAGCACCATGCTGGCGCTGGCCGACACCTTCCTGGAGGACGAGGGCGGTGCGCGCCTGCACATCAAGCGGCCTGACGGCAACCGCGACATCACCATCCGAGAGGGCCAGACGCTGGACGGCCAGCTGGTGTTCCTGGGCAGCGTGCCCGTCACGGCACGCAAGCTGCGACTGGTCTTCAACGACGGCAATGATGGCGACAACATCGTCGCCCCGGGCCTGGTGATGGAGCTGCCCCTGCAGGCCGGCGGATGAGCGAGCGACCCAGGCTTCAGGCGCTGCTGCCCTGGGCGGCAGGCCTGCTGCTGTGCACGGCAGCTGCCGCGGAAGGTGTGCCGGTGGTCCGCAGTGCCCAGCCGCTGGCGCAGGCCGCCACGCAGCTGGCGCCCGCCAGCGCGCCGGCGACCGTGCTGCAGCCCAAAACCACGCCCGGCGGGCTCACGCCCCGCTCCGACACCACCCGGCTTCAGGCAGGGCAAGGGCCACAGACCCTCCTGCGTGAGGCTGAGGTGCCGCCGCAGCGGCTGGCGCAGACGCGGGCGCTGCTGGCCGAGCTGAAGGCCGAGTCCACGCCGCAGCAAGCGATCTCCATCGACCTGCCGGCCGATGTGCTGTTCGACTTCGACAAGGCGCAGCTGCGCCCGGACGCCGCACCATCCATCGCCAAGGCGGCCGAGCTGATCCGCAGCTACCCCCAGGCCCCCATCACGGTGGTGGGGCACACCGACGCCAAGGGCACGGATGCCTACAACGATGCCCTGTCACTGCGCCGGGCCCAGGCCGTCGCCCAGGCGCTGGGCCAGCAGGCCGGGCGCGCGGCCCAAAGCCAGGGCCAGGGCAAACGCCAGCCCGTCGCCCCCAACACCACGCCCGACGGCCGCGACGACCCGCAGGGCCGGCAGCTGAACCGGCGCGTGCAAATCCTCATCGGGCTGCCTGCCGGAGGCTGACGCATGGCACTGATACGTTGCCCCGAATGCGGCCGGGAGGTTTCGACCCAGGCGGCGGCCTGCCCCGCTTGCGGCCATCCGCTGCAGCCCCAGTGCGGCCAGCCTGCCTGGCGCTCATCGCACGTGTGGGGCCGGCTGGCGATAGTGCTGGGCGCCTGGCTGGTCACGCCCTGGCTGGCGCGGCTGATCGTGGCGCTGGCGGTGTGCGTGGTGGCGTACTTTTTGTTCACCAAGGGCTGAGGTCGGCCGCACCGTCACGCCGCTGTCACCGTTTCTTCACGCGCCTGTCACACGCTCCCTGGAGCATCGTGGTCTGCCACCCAACAGGTTCTGGGGTGGCTATTTCCACGAAAGGCAAGCGCGAGATGAACGCACCCACGACCCGGCCCGAGGCGGTCCTGATCGACCCTGATGACATCGGCTACAACACCACCGCCAACCCCTCGTTTTCCACGCTCATCGAAGGCCGGCTGAGCCGCCGCAACCTGCTGCGTGGCGGTTTTGCCTCGGCAGGCGGCGCCATGCTGGGCAGCATCGCGCTGGCCGGGTGCGGCGGTGGAGGCGAGGATGCCCCGGCGCCCGTCCAGCCCCCGGCAGGGCTGAAGCTGGGCTTCAGCCCCGTGGCCAAGAGCCTGGCCGATGCCGTCGTCGTGCCCGCCGGCTACACCGCCAGCGTGCTCTACCGCCTGGGCGATCCGCTCGCTGCGGGCGTGGCCGCGTACCAGAACGACGGCACGGACGACCCCGCCACCTACGACCGCCGCGCCGGCGACCACCACGACGGCATGAGCTGGTTCGGCCTGGGCGCGGGCGGGCAGTGGGACGCCAAGGCCCGCGGCCGCGGCCTGCTGGTGATGAACCACGAGTCGCTGACCCCCGTCTTCCTGCACCCCCGCGGCCGCACCGTAATCAGGGGCCAACGCACCGAGCCCAGCGAAGTGCTGCGCGAGTTCTACCTGCACGGCGTGAGCGTGATCGAGACCATCCAGGGCGCCGACGGCCGGTGGAGCTACCGGCAGGACTCGGCCTTCAACCGCCGCGTGCACACGCTCACGCCCATGGAGCTGTCCGGCCCCGTGCGCGGCGCGGATGCGCTCAAGACCCGCTACTCCGCCAACGGCACGCGCACCCGCGGCACGGTCAACAACTGCGCCAACGGCACCACGCCCTGGGGCACCTACCTGACCTGCGAAGAAAACTGGTACGGCTATTTCTCCCGCACTCCGGCCGCCGACGACGCCAGGCGCTCGGCCCGCGAGCTGGCGGCCATCAAGCGCTACGGCGTGGGCCCGCAGGAGTTCTACGGCCTGTGGGGCACGACCCAGGGCGCCGCCCATGCCGATGAGCAAGACAGCTTCGACCGCTGGAACCTGGACGCTTCGGGCGGGAGCGCCGTAGCCGACTACCGCAACGCCCACAACACCTACGGCTGGGTGGTCGAGATCGACCCCTTCGCGCCGGGCAGCACGCCCAAGAAGCGCACCGCGCTGGGCCGCTTCGGCCACGAAGGCGCCTGCCTGGGCGTGGTGGAGGCCGGCAAGCCTCTGGTCTGGTACATGGGCGACGACGCGCGCAACGAGTACATCTACAAATACGTGTCCAACAGGCCCTGGGACCCGAAGGATGCCACCGGCGGCCTGGCCGCTGGCGACAAATACATGGACGACGGCCAGCTTTACGTGGCGCGCTTCAAGGCCGACGGCACGGGCGAGTGGCTGGAGCTGGCCCTGGGCAGGAACGGCATCACCGCGTCCAGCGCCGCCTATGGCTTCACCGACCAGGCCGACGTGCTCCTGCACGCCCGGCTGGCCGCCGACGCGGCTGGCGCGACCAAGATGGACCGCCCCGAGTGGACCGCCGTGAATCCCAGGACCGGCGACGTGTACGTGACGCTCACCAACACCAACGCCGCGTCGCGCCCGCTGGACAGGACCGATGCAGCCAACCCGCGCTTCTACAACGACCCCAAGGGCGCCGAGCAAAAGGCGCAGGCGGGCAACCCCAACGGGCACATCGTGCGCTTTGCCGAGAGCGCCGGCAACGCGGGCCTCGCCTTCACTTGGGACGTGTACCTGTTCGGCGCCCGCTCCACGGCGGGGGCGGACGTCAACATCTCGGGCCTGACGGCCGACAACGACTTCTCCAGCCCCGACGGGCTGTGGTTCAGCCAGGTCTCGACTGGCCTGGCCTGGCTGCAGACCGACGACGGCGCCTATACCGATGTGAGCAACTGCATGATGCTGGCGGCCGTTCCGGGCCAGGTCGGCGACGGCGCCAGGAAAACCATCACCAACACCGGGGCAGATGGCGCGAGGCGCACGCAGGACACCATTGCCGGTGCACGTCCGGGCGAAAAGGGCACGCAGCTGGCCCGCTTCCTGGTGGGCCCCAAGGGCTGCGAGATCACCGGCATTGCCGAGTCGGGCGACGGCCGGGCGATCTTCGTGAACATCCAGCATCCGGGCGAGGACACCAAGGACGCGGACATCACCGATCCGGCCAAGTACCAGAGCCACTGGCCCGATGGCGGCAATGCCCGCCCGCGTTCGGCGACCATCGTCATCACCCGCGATGACGGCGGCGTGATCGGCACCTAACACACGCCTGGTGGTGGCCCTGCGCGCGCGGTGGCGCGGGTGCAGGGCCCGCCCCTTCAGGCCTGTCCGGGAGCAGGCGACGGCTGGGGCGCCTCGAAACTGTCGCGGAAGGTGAACACCACCGAGGTGAAGAACATGGAAGCGAGCATCATGGCGGTGCCGGCCATCACCCCCCCGGCAAAGCCCATGCCCAGCCCCAGGCCCGACAGCAGCGCCACCGCCAGGCTCACCGCCATGCCGGCGGCCACGAACACGCCCAGCCAGGCCAGGCCATAGACGGTGAAGGCCCCCAGGTTGCGCACGCAGGCGACGATGCTGAAAAACAGCGCCTTCACGGGCGACACGTTGTGCCAGTGCACCAGCCCCGGGGCATGCCAAAACAGCAGCGACAGCGGCACGTACAGAAGCAGCGACAGCCACATGGCGGCCTGAAACCCGCCCGACTCGGCCACCTCGCGCGTCAGCGGCTCGCCGCCCAGGTACACGCGGGCGAACTGCCCGTCATCCAGCAGCGCCGACAGCCCCATGACCAGCAAGAAGCCCGCCGCATAGAGGGCGCCCAGGGTGAGCATGGCGTGCATCCGCTGGCGCCCGGCACGAAAGGCCACCAGCAGCAGCGTGGGCGTGGGCACGCGGCCTTGGCTGGCCTCGGCGGCGGCCACCATCATGGCCAGGGTGGCCGAAGGCAGCAGCGCCAGCGCCACGGCCGGCCCCACCAGGGGCAGCGCCGCCGCCAGCGACATGACCGCCATGCACAGGAAGAACAGGGCCGCCAGCGCCATGGGCTGGCGCCAGAACACGCGGATGCCCAGGCGTGTCCATTCCAGGCCCGTGCGGGCGGGGACGATGTGCAGTTTCATGGAGACAAGAAGGATTGGCGCGGGCCGGGGCGGCTGCGCAGCCTGCGGGGGAATTTACCCCAGGGCCGCGCGCAGACCGGCGCCTGGGGGCTTGGGCCGCGTCAATCCGCCAGCCAGGGATGCTGCACCCGCTCGCGCAGCACGCGCTCGAAGTGGCTGGGGTCGTGCGGAGTCAGCAGGCTGGCCTCGCGCGGCAGGTGGTAATCCCACAGCCGCGAGACCCAAAAGCGCAGCGCGCCGGCGCGCAGCAGGGCCGGCAGCAGGGCGCGCTCGCTGGCCGTGAGCGGGCGCACGGCCTGGTAGGCCGCCAGCAGGGCGGCAGCGCGCTCCTGCACATGGCGGCCGGTGGGCAGGTCGATGCACCAGTCGTTCAGGCACACGGCCAGGTCGAACAGCCAGGTGTCCACGCCAGCGAAGTAGAAGTCGAACAGGCCGGTCAGCTCCTCGCCGTCGAACATCACGT
The DNA window shown above is from Pulveribacter suum and carries:
- a CDS encoding BPSS1780 family membrane protein yields the protein MKLHIVPARTGLEWTRLGIRVFWRQPMALAALFFLCMAVMSLAAALPLVGPAVALALLPSATLAMMVAAAEASQGRVPTPTLLLVAFRAGRQRMHAMLTLGALYAAGFLLVMGLSALLDDGQFARVYLGGEPLTREVAESGGFQAAMWLSLLLYVPLSLLFWHAPGLVHWHNVSPVKALFFSIVACVRNLGAFTVYGLAWLGVFVAAGMAVSLAVALLSGLGLGMGFAGGVMAGTAMMLASMFFTSVVFTFRDSFEAPQPSPAPGQA
- a CDS encoding zinc ribbon domain-containing protein produces the protein MALIRCPECGREVSTQAAACPACGHPLQPQCGQPAWRSSHVWGRLAIVLGAWLVTPWLARLIVALAVCVVAYFLFTKG
- a CDS encoding DUF4352 domain-containing protein; protein product: MIQSLSFPVAALALAALALAGCKDQAASTQPPPSAPALAPAAPPAAPPAPAAPAVEPPAAPPAAPAASAATPRKLPLGVQGVAPAGVTVRVKGIELGSDATVLDVSISFANRITDSTMLALADTFLEDEGGARLHIKRPDGNRDITIREGQTLDGQLVFLGSVPVTARKLRLVFNDGNDGDNIVAPGLVMELPLQAGG
- a CDS encoding PhoX family protein — its product is MNAPTTRPEAVLIDPDDIGYNTTANPSFSTLIEGRLSRRNLLRGGFASAGGAMLGSIALAGCGGGGEDAPAPVQPPAGLKLGFSPVAKSLADAVVVPAGYTASVLYRLGDPLAAGVAAYQNDGTDDPATYDRRAGDHHDGMSWFGLGAGGQWDAKARGRGLLVMNHESLTPVFLHPRGRTVIRGQRTEPSEVLREFYLHGVSVIETIQGADGRWSYRQDSAFNRRVHTLTPMELSGPVRGADALKTRYSANGTRTRGTVNNCANGTTPWGTYLTCEENWYGYFSRTPAADDARRSARELAAIKRYGVGPQEFYGLWGTTQGAAHADEQDSFDRWNLDASGGSAVADYRNAHNTYGWVVEIDPFAPGSTPKKRTALGRFGHEGACLGVVEAGKPLVWYMGDDARNEYIYKYVSNRPWDPKDATGGLAAGDKYMDDGQLYVARFKADGTGEWLELALGRNGITASSAAYGFTDQADVLLHARLAADAAGATKMDRPEWTAVNPRTGDVYVTLTNTNAASRPLDRTDAANPRFYNDPKGAEQKAQAGNPNGHIVRFAESAGNAGLAFTWDVYLFGARSTAGADVNISGLTADNDFSSPDGLWFSQVSTGLAWLQTDDGAYTDVSNCMMLAAVPGQVGDGARKTITNTGADGARRTQDTIAGARPGEKGTQLARFLVGPKGCEITGIAESGDGRAIFVNIQHPGEDTKDADITDPAKYQSHWPDGGNARPRSATIVITRDDGGVIGT
- a CDS encoding OmpA family protein encodes the protein MSERPRLQALLPWAAGLLLCTAAAAEGVPVVRSAQPLAQAATQLAPASAPATVLQPKTTPGGLTPRSDTTRLQAGQGPQTLLREAEVPPQRLAQTRALLAELKAESTPQQAISIDLPADVLFDFDKAQLRPDAAPSIAKAAELIRSYPQAPITVVGHTDAKGTDAYNDALSLRRAQAVAQALGQQAGRAAQSQGQGKRQPVAPNTTPDGRDDPQGRQLNRRVQILIGLPAGG
- a CDS encoding SEL1-like repeat protein; its protein translation is MQHALIAALLLCTAAAQAQTAAGAPAMPAQGALPAGAGAPAASTGARFLESCNLSLQKGVTDLGCQGPLYRNELQRLQREALATQNPQLLSLVGDAYGSRRSGLADAGQAYRWYLLAAVRGDPHAMQRLAEMNRQGTGTPQDKVKALGYARLAQRLALPGTAEAGQDVAQVIDQLGAEMAVEEVALAERFAAELQAQVQHAGPAAPGASAAAPSTVPGSGLPGVPLPGRSDPGATALPGARLPGTPPSQGR